The Bacteroidales bacterium region CAACCGGCGATGGAAGTGGGAGTATAAATGTCTTCCCCAATCCAACCGATGGCATGTTAAACATTACCGGTCTGGCTGAAGATGCAATACTCACGGTGATGAATCTTCAGGGACGGGAATTATGGGTTGAGCGCCAAAAAGGTGAAGGTTTGCTTACCCTTAAAATGGTAAATCATAATCCCGGCATCTATTTCATCAAAATCCAACAAAACGAAGAAACGATTTTCAAAAAGGTTGTTTTGAAATAAAGTGAGGGTTACAAGTTAGGTTTTACCCCGGGTTTGTCGAAAGATGACCTGGGGTTTATTATTGGAAGCAAGCCCCCACTTTGACGGAGGAAAAGGCGGTGATGGCTGCCCAGATTGCTAATTTGGAATTTTTCAATCCATGCAGTTTTCGCTGTAAATTTTACCCTAACATGTCCGGCCGCTGCTGTAACCCTTATTTTCGTTACGCTATGAGTCAGGCTACATTTTTAAAAGATATTCTAAAAAAGTAATTTTAACAATTTACTAATCCTCTATACCTAAGGACGAGACTGTTATATAAAATAGCATTGTGTTGTCAAAGAAAATTACTGTTAATATTCAATAAATTATTGAAAATCAATTAACTATTTAGCCTTCATAAATGTTAAGACACTTGACAGAAAGAACGTTCTTAATTTTAATCGAGTTTAAACAACAAATATTTTGACTAAAACTACTTTCATTTTAGCATTCGCAATCTTATTCGGCCTGATTGGCTCCGCTCAAAACAAGAACTTCAGATCCAGCAGTTTTTCCGACGAAGAAGTGAGCGGTGTTTGGACGGTCGCCAATAGTCCGTATTTTGTTAGCGGCGAAGTTACTGTTCCTTTTGGGGATACGCTGATTATCGAACCTGGTGTAACCGTAAAGTTCAACACCAATTCGGTTGATATTACACAATTAAACCCTCCTACGCCCGAAAACACTGATTTTGGGTACATGACTGTAAACGGCGCCCTGATTGCTCAGGGAACCGAAACCGACTCCATCGTTTTTACGCGGGATGGTAACACCGGATACTGGGGTATGATAAACTTTACTGCAACTGCAAATCCTGATAATTCCATTGAGTATCTCAGGATGGATTTTTCGAGCTATATGTATTTGCAGAATGCGACTGTAGAGGAATTATTAGCCGGATTATCCTTCGATGGAATAGCGCCTACTGTAAGGAATAGCAGTTTAATAAACAGCTTCATTGGGATTTTTCTGAAAAATTCTCCCGGAGGAACCATCACCAACAACGGCATCCATGCTTGCCTGAACGATGGAATTATCCTTTACCAAAGCCCTGCAAATATCGACAATAACATTATTTCTGGAAATAGTGGCCATGGGATTAACATTTACCAAAGCCCTGCAAATATTGAAAACAACTCTATTTCAGGAAATGGGAACCGCGGGATTTACATTTGGCAGTCATCATCAACTGTAAGCGGAAATCTTATATCGGGTAATGTTGGCGGTGGTATTTATTCTGAGGCCTGCGACTCGCTCAATATTGCTGAAAATACGATTTCAGGTAGCCAGTACCCAATAAAGTGCATAAACAATACTAATGGCGTAATAACAGGGAATACTATTCCACTCGGTGGAATTCTGAATGGACAGGCAATAATTTCTACTAGTTCAACCCTGAAAATTTCCAACAACACGATTTCAGGCGCCGGAGTAGGAATAAATAGTGGGAATTCTAACCTTCAAATTGAAGACAACTCTATCTCTGGCTCCGATTACGCAGGTATTTGGTGTAATTCGGGGGATTTTCAAATAAATAATAACATCATTTCTAATGGCAATAACGTAGGCATTATATGCTCTGGCACTGTGAATGCCTTTCATAATACAATTGTTGGTAATTGGGCGGCGATGGAAGTATGGGCTGGGCCTGTAATTTTCGAAAACTGTATTTTTAAGTATAATACACGTGTTGTCGCTCCTGGTGCCTTGGTAATCCCCACAATTAACTGGTCATTAGTAGGAAGTGCTGGAAGTCAGGGTGTAGGACGCATAAGTGGAAATCTTGATCCGATGTTTGTGGATTATGCCAACGGAGATTATAATTTGATCTGGTCGAATTATCCTGACACCTCTGATCCAACACAAAAGTCGCCTTGCATCGACAGTGGCAACCCCGACCCGGATGGTGATGGTAACGACTGGATGACTGACCCCGATGACCGCGACCCCGACGGATCGAGGATGGACATGGGCGCCCGTCTCTACCACCAGACGCCTCAGGTAACCGCATACAACAATCCCGACCCGGGTTCGCCCAATTATCAATACTGGAATTTCGAGGATACGTATATACCATACACAAGCACTGCTAAAACTTTCCAAATACGTAACGGAGCGAACCATTTTTATGATTGCCCGGTATATTTTACCGGAAACAACCCTGAACAGTTCAAATTGAAATATTCACCGGATATCTACCTGTCAGATACCGTAATTCATCTGGCGCCATATCAGGTTGCTGATGTAACTGTAGTTTTTCAACCAATATCTCCGCTTACACAGCATGCTGATTTTACTGCCGGCGATGCCCCATACACCGACTCCGTGCACGTTCAGGGTATAGGAATAAGCACGGGAGCTGTCATAGGGTATGTGAAAACCCCTACAGGAGAGCCTTTGCAGGATATTACCATTACCCTGGAAGCGCTGCAATCTCCGTGGAATACCGTAACAACCACAACAAATTCTGGAGGTTATTACCAACTGGTCAATATAGGGTTGGGTAATTTTCGTGTTACCCCGTCGAAAATACAAGACGGCATAATTCATGATTTTTCTCCTGAATCAGCAGATGTTTTAGTGCTTCTTAACAGCACCAAGCAACAGGATTTTACGGATATTTCCTATTTTACTGTGAGTGGCAATATCAGTTACCTCAATACGAGTTGTCCTGCTGAGGGTATACCCGTATTAATGGATGGTGCTCCTGCTGTTCCACCGGTAGTGACTGACGCAGAAGGAAATTACACCGTTGAAGGGGTACTGATTGGCTCGCATACGTTTATGCCTGATGCACCTGCCAGTGGGCATATCTTTAATCCATCAGAAATTTTTGTGGGTGTATTTTCTCCGGTTGCCGGAATTAACTTTATTGATGAATTTACCTACAACCTGAGCGGTAATGTAACAGGAAGTTGCGGCATTTCCCTTGCCTCCTCCATAGCATTGGTTGTAGAATGCCAGAACGAATGCGGTATTAACGACACTATTTATACCGATGCCCTTGGTTTTTACAGCATCAACCTGGCGCCTTTTCAATATAGTATCACACCAATTTCTTTTGATTATTTCGGAAGCTGGGTTGAATTTAACACTGCACAGGTTGATGTAACCGAACAGGATGCCACCCTGAATTTCATTTATCACAGCGATCCGGTAATTGAGATCAAAGGGTTCGATACCCTGACTAACGCATACGGATGGATCGTACTGGAACAATTTGAAATCTATGCGGCTGAAATTGACGTGCTTGAATTTTATGGCGAAAATAACGAAATCAGGTGCAGGGTTACTTCCGGTGCAATTGTTATTACTGATGGGCTGAGTGATTTTGCTCAGGATAGCACCATGGTTATTTCCGATACAGCCACACTTTATTACTTTCAGGCAGGAAGTCCCAATATAGTTCCGCCTTACCAGAAAAGAATAAAGGTGGAATATATGAGTGAAGAGGGTAAAAGTGCATCTGCCGAGCTATGGGTGTATGTAACAGGGATTCTCCCAAGAGGTACTGCATTTGCCACCACCACACCCGAAATCCCGCTGCTTATCCTGCGCGATCCGCCGGGTGACCAAAGTTTTAGCGAGATGACCGAAACGACGGAAGTTTCGCAGGCAATAAGTTTTAGTGCGAAATACGATGATGCTGCGAGCACCTTCAGAAAAGTGTCTCTTGGTGTTAAATATGAGGTTGATACATGGCTTTTTGGAGTATTGAATATTGAGAAAACACTTGATTTCACAGCTACAGTAGGTATGGCGATGTCTCAGAATTCGCTTATCGAAAATCAATTGAAATTTGTTACAAGCGAATCATTTAAAACATCTACCGGCGAATTTGTTGTGGGTCGGAAATCTGATGTGTATATGGGTGGCGCCATGAACCTGTTGTATGGAATCACCGATGTTTTGACGATTTCGGGTGATACCGTAAATGTTGACCAGGATATTATCATCGTTCCCAATGGCTTTGCAACCACCTACATTTATACCGAAAATCACATCGAAAACACGGTGATCCCATCGCTTTATCTGATCCAGGACACTGCATCGGCAGAGCGTTGGGAGTCATTTATTGCCTTAAACGCCTTCCTTAAAAATGAGGCCATATTTAACGAAAATAAATCTTTTGATGCGGGTGTCGTTAATTCTCTTTCACTGGAAACAACAAGATCAAGCACCAGGACACAGGAATTTGAATTGACAATAAATGCTGAAATCGCAACAGAAGCAGGCCTTAAAA contains the following coding sequences:
- a CDS encoding T9SS type A sorting domain-containing protein, with the translated sequence TGDGSGSINVFPNPTDGMLNITGLAEDAILTVMNLQGRELWVERQKGEGLLTLKMVNHNPGIYFIKIQQNEETIFKKVVLK
- a CDS encoding right-handed parallel beta-helix repeat-containing protein — protein: MTKTTFILAFAILFGLIGSAQNKNFRSSSFSDEEVSGVWTVANSPYFVSGEVTVPFGDTLIIEPGVTVKFNTNSVDITQLNPPTPENTDFGYMTVNGALIAQGTETDSIVFTRDGNTGYWGMINFTATANPDNSIEYLRMDFSSYMYLQNATVEELLAGLSFDGIAPTVRNSSLINSFIGIFLKNSPGGTITNNGIHACLNDGIILYQSPANIDNNIISGNSGHGINIYQSPANIENNSISGNGNRGIYIWQSSSTVSGNLISGNVGGGIYSEACDSLNIAENTISGSQYPIKCINNTNGVITGNTIPLGGILNGQAIISTSSTLKISNNTISGAGVGINSGNSNLQIEDNSISGSDYAGIWCNSGDFQINNNIISNGNNVGIICSGTVNAFHNTIVGNWAAMEVWAGPVIFENCIFKYNTRVVAPGALVIPTINWSLVGSAGSQGVGRISGNLDPMFVDYANGDYNLIWSNYPDTSDPTQKSPCIDSGNPDPDGDGNDWMTDPDDRDPDGSRMDMGARLYHQTPQVTAYNNPDPGSPNYQYWNFEDTYIPYTSTAKTFQIRNGANHFYDCPVYFTGNNPEQFKLKYSPDIYLSDTVIHLAPYQVADVTVVFQPISPLTQHADFTAGDAPYTDSVHVQGIGISTGAVIGYVKTPTGEPLQDITITLEALQSPWNTVTTTTNSGGYYQLVNIGLGNFRVTPSKIQDGIIHDFSPESADVLVLLNSTKQQDFTDISYFTVSGNISYLNTSCPAEGIPVLMDGAPAVPPVVTDAEGNYTVEGVLIGSHTFMPDAPASGHIFNPSEIFVGVFSPVAGINFIDEFTYNLSGNVTGSCGISLASSIALVVECQNECGINDTIYTDALGFYSINLAPFQYSITPISFDYFGSWVEFNTAQVDVTEQDATLNFIYHSDPVIEIKGFDTLTNAYGWIVLEQFEIYAAEIDVLEFYGENNEIRCRVTSGAIVITDGLSDFAQDSTMVISDTATLYYFQAGSPNIVPPYQKRIKVEYMSEEGKSASAELWVYVTGILPRGTAFATTTPEIPLLILRDPPGDQSFSEMTETTEVSQAISFSAKYDDAASTFRKVSLGVKYEVDTWLFGVLNIEKTLDFTATVGMAMSQNSLIENQLKFVTSESFKTSTGEFVVGRKSDVYMGGAMNLLYGITDVLTISGDTVNVDQDIIIVPNGFATTYIYTENHIENTVIPSLYLIQDTASAERWESFIALNAFLKNEAIFNENKSFDAGVVNSLSLETTRSSTRTQEFELTINAEIATEAGLKINGIGQTGGVKVSSAITYGSSVTTSTVNSTKIAYTLQDNDESPDGNDNFSVDIKTDPVYGTPVFVTLAGNSMCPWEGPPTNSRKGCAFSQNEYYDDNIPAGSPAVFTLVLNNTSQTEETMFYTLKVLNETNPNSATFTPSNLTSPDGIVYSLEYDSPLQVTIYISRPPGEVYDLSGLTLELSGDCGTGIPNVSDRATFEVHWIHPCSPISIVEPNSNWVINQSGNNALQLTVGDYDLTNPNLLNVSLEYSGDNGNNWIEFYSIPKASILSSTLQVIWNVENLTDGQYQLRATASCAEGLVNYSEKVIGAIDRMSPFVSGNPQPADGVLNIGDEISFTFNESLKPSTVTINTCRLFETETGMQVGASVVYQPATRKVVFTINPGNAYFIENRYLTSQIVGVQDKYGNPLADTASWTFLVDQGPLHWNPDDFMFTITDGESINFSSMLTNVSADEVYYSLTLPEWLTATPFSGYVSGNGASVEVDFMSAPLPGGIYYDTIFATTVGYPAEEIHIMIQTAGGPELLVNPSNQEVLAPAGTTTFDITSNVNWTVSEDVDWLSVDTYGGSENGTLTVNFGGNNSGSFRIGEITVTGGGGLLPVVVTVVQQAWLIHSVNLPAGWSGLSSYVTPFDPDIELIFGSVLDNLIIAMTQQNMYYPANEINTIGNWASQSAYKVKTNAGITLNITGS